CACCGCCGGCTGGCGTCCGCCGCGTCGACCGGCTTGCCGAGAATCTCCCCGTCGAAGGCCAGCACCGAATCGCAGCCGATCACCAACGTCCGCTCGTCGGCACCGGTCCGTAGCCGACCGAGCACCGCCTCCGCCTTCAGTCGGGCCAGCTCCAGACACAGATCCTCGGCCCGCTCGCTGACCACCTGGGACTCGTCGACCCCACTGACCAGCACGTCGGGCTCGATCCCGGCGGCCTGCAGCAACTTACGACGGGCAGGGCTCGCCGAGGCGAGCACGAGACGTAACGGCATCGAGTCAGGCACGCCCCGAACCTACCGGCTGATCCTCGGCGGTGGATCGTCGCCACGACGCCGACGCCGGACCACGTACGCCCACGCTCCGCCGCCCACCACCAACACCCCGAGCGTGACCAGACCGCGCACCGTCGACCCGTCGCCGCCCGCCCCCCGACCATCCGCCACCGGCCCGGCCGCCGTCGAGGTCGGTCCCTGACCCGCCGACGCATCCGCCGTCGGCAGTGCCGACCAAGACGGGGGTACGTCTGCCGTCAGCGCCGCCACCAGATCGATCACCCCATACCCGTACTGGTCGTCCCGACCGGGCGGCCCCTTGTCGACAGCGGTGTAGGTGAGCCGGTGTACGACCTCACGTGCCGGCAGCGACGGGTACTTCGCCCGAATCAACGCCACCGCCCCCGCCACAATCGCAGTGGCCCCGCTGGTGCCGGTTCCCTTCGAATACTTGCCCTGGTAGCTGGTGCTGTAGAGGTCGACAGCGGGCGCAACCACATCGATCTCCGGCCCGGTAACCGAAACAGTTGCGTGGTTGCCCTCCCGATCGATGCCTCCCACCGCAACGACGCCGGGTTCGCTGGCCGGGTACCCGACAGCCTGCTCCCGGGGCTGATTCCCTGCGCCCGCAACTACAACAATATTTGAAGCGGCTGCTTGTCGGACTGCCTGAGTAAGTCGAGGGCTGGAGCCTCCACCGCTGGAGATGCTGATGACATCTGCGCCGCGGGAGACAGCATACTCAACGCCTTGAGCGAGGGCCTCCGGGTCGCCATCTGCCAGCGGCGGGGAATCATAGATGGGAAGGATCTTTGCCTTTGGTGCGACCCCTAGAGCGCCGAGTTGACCTTGTCCGTGGGCGGCGATGAGGCCAGCCATGGAAGTGCCGTGACTGTCCTGGTCGCGTCGGCCGTCCCCGTTGCCCCCGGGAATTATATCTGTTCCTGGAAGAAGGTTTTCGCGAAGGTCGGGATGGGGATCAACGCCCGTATCCGGGACGGCTACTAAGATTCCTTCACCCTTGCCGAATTTGTGAACTTTAGCAATTCGCAGGAATTGCAAGTGCCATTGCTCTCCTCGAATTCTCTCAAGGTCTGGATTTTGGTTGAACTGGAGACTGTTGGTGGGCGGGGCGGCTGCCAGAGTTAGTGCAATAATGGCCAGGAAGCGAAACGCGTAGGATGTCAACGGTTCAGGCCGATTGCCGGACCAGGATCGATCGGACCGTCCTCGTCTGGCGGCCGGACTACCGGCGCAACCCCCTGATCGGTCTCCCACGGGTGATCGGGATCCCAGTGGCGTGAATCGGCATCTTCGTAATCTCGGCGACTTGGTCGGCTAGGAGCGGCACCAATTCCCGGGGCGCCGCCAAGCCCGAAAGCACCACCACCCGGTGTCATGCCGTGTCCGTTGAAATGAGGTCCTCGCCCGGAGTTGGGACGCGAACCGGCCCCACCGGTCGGCCCAGTGCCAGCACCACCGCCACCGATGAGACCTCCGATGGGATTTACCCGCCGAGGTGGGACGCCCCCGGGTCCCGGCTGTCCCAGGCCCATTCCTGGTGCTCCGCCGATGATGCCGCCGGGCGGCATCGCTCGTGGCGGGGGCGGCTGCACGGTGTGAGGGGAGCCGGTCCCTAGCCTTCCGACCGGACTGTGAACGGGGCCGGGTAAACCCCGGCCTGTCGTGGTGCCAGGGGAGACAATTGGTGGTACGCCCAACCCGAGACCAGGCGAAGGCGATGGCGCAGCGGGCATGGTTGCCGGAGATCCGAGGTTCACGGCTGCCGGAGCCGGTATCAGTCCACTGCCGGTGCCCCCGAGTACTGGACCCACCACTGGTGTGGACGATCCCGCTGCCGGTCCGCCCAGCACCGGGCCTGTAGTCGGCGCGGTGGGTGTGGAGACCGGCCCGATCGTCGTTGCCGGATTGTTCGACGAGACGTTTCCGGCCGCCGGAAGCGGCACCGGGACAATCGGCGGAATTATTGGTGCTTGGGTGCTCGTTATTGCAAACACGTCAGGGTCAGTATTTTGAATCGGAGAGCGTGGAAGAGGTGGTTTTTGGAGCATTACCTGGGCGTGTTGGAGTTCGCTGCCGAGCCCCGACATCATGCGGCGGGCCTGTGAGTTCAGTGCCTCCAGGTCGGCGTCGCTGACCGGTGGCCGTGCCGGTAGGCGGCTTCCCGCCACCGCCTTCGGATCGGCGACCATCGTCTCGTACGCCTGCTTGTCCTGGCTCTTCGCGACGTACTGGTCGTAGATCTTCTTCAGGTCGTTGCGGGTGGTGGTGATGGCCTGGGTCGCGGCGGAGAGCGCGGTGTAGTTCGCGGCGGCGGCGTCGTGGGTGCGCTGCACCCGGTCGATCAGATCGTCCAGCTCGCCGAGGTAGGCGCGGGCGGCGGCGTTGGTCTCGGGCGGCCAGGCCTGGGCCAGGCCGCGACGGTACTCGTGCAGTCGACCGAGGTGGGTGGTGGCCAGGTCACAGACCTTGCGCCAGCCGGCGACCTGCTGCCACTGGGTGGTGGTGTCCTGGTCCTGCAGGCAGGCCCACATGTTCGGCACGCTCATCAGGTGCCAGTCGGTGAGCCCGGCGGTGCGTCCGCCGCCCCGCTCGATCATGGGAGCACCACCGGGCCGGCATCGTCGGGGCCGGTGGGGTCGACCAGTCGGGGCGCGGGGACGGGCAGCGCGGGAGTGTGCGCGCCGGCAAGGGCCTGTTCGACGTCACCTACCCGGGCGGCCGAGAAGGCGTCGGTCTTCTCGTACTCCCGGGCGACCGTGCCGGCGGCCTGGGCGAGCCGGCCGGTCATCCCGCCCACGGCGTAGACCGTGTCGGTGGTGGCCTGCTGGGTCTCGTGATGGGCCCGGAGGAAGTGGACCAGCTCGATGAACGCGTCGCAGGGATTCGGCAGCTTCGCCTGCATGTCGTGGGCGATGTACGCCAGGTGCGGTGCGTAGTTCTTCTGCACCTCGGCTTCGAGCTTCACCGCGAACTCGCGCAGCTGGCGGATGTCGGCCTCGATGCTGCCGTAGCCGCTCAACCAGGAAGCTGGGCGGTCCTCCTCCGGGATCATCGACCCTCCCCATGCGTCACGGCATCGTCTCCCTGAGTGAGATTAGCCGCTCCCAGGTGGCCCGTCAGCCCCGCATCCCGGTGTCTCAGCGGGGCAGGCCGGAGGCGCGCCACCCGCCGGTGCCGCGGGTCGCACCGGCCGGGTGGGCGCTGCGGGCCCAGGCGGACGCGGTGGGCCGGACGGGCGGGGCGCTCGGACGGGACCGGGCCGCGAGCACGCCCACCAGGGCGACCAGTTCCTCGTCGCTCGGCACGCCCCGGACCACGCGGAACAGCGGCTCTTCGGATGACATGGCATCAGGGTACGCGTCGTCCTGCCGACCTTTGTGGCACAGTGGCGTG
Above is a window of Micromonospora yangpuensis DNA encoding:
- the mycP gene encoding type VII secretion-associated serine protease mycosin; protein product: MTSYAFRFLAIIALTLAAAPPTNSLQFNQNPDLERIRGEQWHLQFLRIAKVHKFGKGEGILVAVPDTGVDPHPDLRENLLPGTDIIPGGNGDGRRDQDSHGTSMAGLIAAHGQGQLGALGVAPKAKILPIYDSPPLADGDPEALAQGVEYAVSRGADVISISSGGGSSPRLTQAVRQAAASNIVVVAGAGNQPREQAVGYPASEPGVVAVGGIDREGNHATVSVTGPEIDVVAPAVDLYSTSYQGKYSKGTGTSGATAIVAGAVALIRAKYPSLPAREVVHRLTYTAVDKGPPGRDDQYGYGVIDLVAALTADVPPSWSALPTADASAGQGPTSTAAGPVADGRGAGGDGSTVRGLVTLGVLVVGGGAWAYVVRRRRRGDDPPPRISR
- a CDS encoding acyl-CoA carboxylase subunit epsilon; the encoded protein is MSSEEPLFRVVRGVPSDEELVALVGVLAARSRPSAPPVRPTASAWARSAHPAGATRGTGGWRASGLPR